AGCGGAGCTGGATCACCCGCCGCTCGCGCGGGGTCAGCGCGGTGAGGATGGACTCGATCTCGCTGCGCACCACGCCGGTGGCGACGGTCGTCTCCGGGCCCGGAGCGGCGTCCTCGATGAGGTCGCCGAGCCGGCCACCGTCATCCTCGCCGATGGGGACGTCGAGCGACACCGGCTCGCGCGCCGCCGACCGCAGCGCGCGCACCTGGTCGACGCGCATCCCCGCCGCCGTGGCGACCTCCTCCTCGGTGGGCTCGCGGCCGAGCTCCTGGGTGAGGGTGCGGGTGATCCGCAGCACCTGGCCGTGGCGCTCGCCCACGTGCACGGGGAGGCGGATGGTGCGGGACTTGTCGGCGACCGCCCGGCTGATCGCCTGGCGGATCCACCACGTCGCGTAGGTCGAGAACTTGAAGCCGCGCCGGTAGTCGAACTTCTCGACCGCCCGCATCAGTCCGATGTTGCCCTCCTGGATGAGGTCGAGCAGGGGCAGGCCGGAGCTGGAGTAGCGGCGGGCGACCGAGACCACGAGGCGCAGGTTGGCCTCGATCAGGTGGCGCCGTGCCTGCTGCGAGCCGGCCTCGATCTGGATGGCCAGCTCGACCTCCTCGGCGGCGGTGAGCAGGCGGACCTTGCCGATCTCGTTGAGGTAGGCGCGGACGGGGTCGTCGAGGCCGGCGGTGAGGCGTGCCTCGCGGAGGTCGTCGGCGTCGGCGTCGAGGACCAGCGCGTCGCCGTCGTCGGGGGCGTGCTTCGGGCCCTCGACGGCCCAGGGGTCGGCGGGCACGCCGGAGAGGCTCAGCAGCTCTGCCGGGTCGGCTGCGGTGCCGCCCTGGTCGTCGTCGAGCATCAAGGTGGGGTGAGTCCTCATGGCGAGAAGGGTGAAGCCTCGGTGTAAAGTTCCCGTTCGCTCGCGCCCGGGAGCGGGCCCGCACGGATGAGATACCCCGCGTGCGAGGGCGGTAAACCGCCCCACCGGCGGTCGAAACCGTCCAGCCGCGCCGGTCGGCGCCTGTTTTGGCCCGCGACCGCGTTCTTGGGGTCAAGATCCTGTCACCGTGGTGACAATGGGGGATTCCGAGGATGATGCTGTCCCGGTGGGATCGGTGCATGGGCCAGAGCCCTCCACGCCCTTGGGAGACGACGACGTGGCTGTGATGAGACCGGAGACCTCCCCGGGGTCGGACCTCGACGCCGAGCTGCTTCTGACGATGTACCGGCACATGGTCCGGGCGCGCGTCCTCGACGAGCGCATGTGGGTGCTGAACCGCCAGGGACGGGCGCCGTTCGTGATCTCCTGCCAGGGCCACGAGGCCGCCCAGGTGGGGATGGCGATGGCGCTGAGGCCGGGCCACGACTGGATCGCGCCCTACTACCGCGACCTCGCCCTCACCCTGGTGCTGGGGATGACGCCGCGCGACCACCTTCTCGCCCTGCTCGCCCGCGCCGCCGACCCCAACAGCGGCGGCCGGCAGA
The genomic region above belongs to Candidatus Dormiibacterota bacterium and contains:
- a CDS encoding sigma-70 family RNA polymerase sigma factor; this encodes MRTHPTLMLDDDQGGTAADPAELLSLSGVPADPWAVEGPKHAPDDGDALVLDADADDLREARLTAGLDDPVRAYLNEIGKVRLLTAAEEVELAIQIEAGSQQARRHLIEANLRLVVSVARRYSSSGLPLLDLIQEGNIGLMRAVEKFDYRRGFKFSTYATWWIRQAISRAVADKSRTIRLPVHVGERHGQVLRITRTLTQELGREPTEEEVATAAGMRVDQVRALRSAAREPVSLDVPIGEDDGGRLGDLIEDAAPGPETTVATGVVRSEIESILTALTPRERRVIQLRFGLVDDHQRTLEEVGRRLGVTRERARQIETTALRRLRRPSLAAILRDLAA